A window of the Brachyhypopomus gauderio isolate BG-103 chromosome 14, BGAUD_0.2, whole genome shotgun sequence genome harbors these coding sequences:
- the LOC143475459 gene encoding complement C1q-like protein 4, translating to MMSIVKMKLVLLVVANLLFKVNSLLTYDEGRFLLKLNDRITALEKSKTGTKVVFSVAMRPPSIKSDNFGITGPFSWSSILIHQHSITNIGNAYNTATGIFTAPVKGVYFFTFTTYSWVSEKNIGVSLYKNHEEVLLIWEHQDRGDNEDYASNSVTLILEHGDKVFLNLPSGFQVASSLTSNIHTFSGFLLHQL from the exons ATGATGAGTATTGTGAAGATGAAGCTCGTGTTGCTAGTGGTGGCTAACCTGCTGTTTAAGGTGAACTCGCTGCTCACATACGATGAGGGACGATTTCTCCTGAAATTAAATGATCGCATCACTGCTTTAGAAAAATCAAAAACAG GGACAAAGGTGGTGTTCTCTGTGGCGATGCGGCCTCCATCTATTAAGAGCGATAACTTTGGAATAACAGGACCCTTCAGCTGGAGCTCCATCCTCATTCACCAACATTCCATAACCAACATTGGAAATGCCTACAACACAGCAACag GGATCTTCACTGCTCCAGTGAAGggtgtttatttctttaccttCACCACATACAGCTGGGTGTCTGAGAAGAACATCGGTGTGAGTTTGTACAAGAACCATGAGGAAGTCTTGCTGATTTGGGAGCACCAGGACAGAGGTGATAATGAAGATTACGCCAGTAATTCAGTAACACTGATCCTGGAACATGGCGACAAGGTGTTCTTGAACCTGCCCAGTGGCTTCCAGGTGGCCAGTAGCCTAACATCCAACATACACACCTTCTCTGGATTTCTGCTCCATCAGCTCTGA